The following coding sequences lie in one Anas acuta chromosome 17, bAnaAcu1.1, whole genome shotgun sequence genomic window:
- the P2RX6 gene encoding P2X purinoceptor 6 isoform X6 → MPPSSTCRLPRVLFWKWCMSLSPSVLDGMCTEDVDCPVGNPVVHGNGIKTGKCVMFNATHSTCEIYGWCPVENNTLPRKPLLAEAENFTLFIKNTVNFTKFNFSKANTLQTNDSTYFKSCTYDPFFNPSCPVFRIGDVVEAAGETFGDLALLGGSISIRIEWNCDLDQPSARCQPQYSFILVDRRYNFRTASYYWDSQRRPYRSLMKLYGIRFDISVHGQAGKFSIIPAAVSFGTGIAFFGAATVVCDLVLLYLDTQADFYWKEKFEEFARCGKAQVEHFSISPPSSSWNSVASLNCTWHRFNSYKIKDNR, encoded by the exons ATGCCTCCCTCCTcaacctgcaggctgcccagggtgcTGTTTTGGAAATGGTGCATGTCTCTT AGCCCCTCTGTGCTAGATGGGATGTGCACAGAAGATGTGGACTGTCCCGTGGGAAACCCAGTGGTTCATGGCAATG GgataaaaactggaaaatgtgTGATGTTCAACGCAACCCATTCCACCTGTGAGATCTATGGCTGGTGCCCCGTGGAGAACAACACCCTGCCCAG GAAACCTCTTCTGGCTGAGGCTGAgaattttactctttttataaaaaacacCGTCAACTTCACCAAATTTAACTTCTCCAA GGCCAATACTTTGCAAACCAACGACTCCACCTATTTCAAGAGCTGCACATATGATCCATTTTTCAACCCTTCCTGCCCCGTGTTCCGTATCGGCGATGTGGTAGAGGCAGCTGGGGAGACCTTTGGGGATCTCGCACTGCTG ggaggaagCATCAGCATTCGCATCGAGTGGAACTGTGACCTGGATCAGCCCAGTGCCCGGTGCCAGCCGCAGTACTCCTTCATCCTTGTGGACAGGAGGTACAATTTCAG AACGGCCTCTTACTACTGGGACTCCCAGCGGCGGCCCTACCGGAGCCTGATGAAACTCTACGGCATCCGCTTTGACATCTCCGTGCACGGCCAG GCTGGGAAGTTCAGCATAATTCCTGCTGCCGTGAGTTTTGGCACTGGCATTGCGTTCTTCGGAGCC GCCACAGTGGTCTGTGACCTGGTTCTGCTCTATCTGGATACACAGGCTGACTTCTACTGGAAGGAGAAGTTCGAGGAG TTTGCAAGATGTGGGAAAGCCCAGGTGGAGCATTTCTCaatttctcctccctccagctctTGGAACTCGGTGGCTAGTCTGAACTGCACCTGGCACAGGTTTAACTCTTACAAGATTAAAGACAACAGATAA